In Effusibacillus lacus, the genomic window CCACATCGGTGAACCTTCACCCGGACAAGTTGAAGGAGCATCTGACCCGCGATCAGCTGCGCTTGTACCGGCTCATCTGGGAACGTTTCGTTGCATCGCAGATGGCTCCGGCCGTGTTGGACACNNNNNNNNNNNNNNNNNNNNNNNNNNNNNNNNNNNNNNNNNNNNNNNNNNNNNNNNNNNNNNNNNNNNNNNNNNNNNNNNNATGACGGTTGACATCAGGGCCAATGATGCGGTCTTTCGGGCAACCGGTTCCAAAATCAAGTTTCCCGGATTCATGACCTTATACATTGAAGGGAATGATGAGGGGAAGGAAGAGGACGAGAAGTTTTTGCCGCCGCTGGAAGAAGGGCAAAGTTTACATCAGCCAAAACTGGATCCGAAACAGCATTTCACCCAACCGCCGCCTCGGTACACCGAAGCACGTCTGGTCAAGACCATGGAGGAGTTGGGGATCGGTCGCCCCAGTACCTATGCCCCGACCCTGGAGACCATCCAGAAAAGGGGTTACGTGCTCCTTCAGGAGAAGAAATTTGTGCCCACAGAACTTGGGGAAATTGTCGTAGAGATGATGAAGGAATTTTTTCCTCAAATCATCGACGTTGAGTTCACAGCAAACCTGGAAGAGAGCCTGGACGGCGTGGAAGAGGGCCAGGTGGACTGGGTGAAGATGCTGGACGACTTCTACGGCGACTTTGAGAAAGACCTGAAAACGGCAGAAGAAGAGATGAAACATGTGACGCTGCAGGAAGAAGTATCCGATGTGGCATGTGAGAAGTGCGGCCGGATGATGGTATATAAGCATGGACGCTTTGGCAAATTTCTTGCTTGTCCAGGGTTTCCGGAATGCCGGAATGCCAAACCGATTCTAAAGGAAGTGGGTGTCGCCTGCCCAAGGTGTGAGACCGGACAACTGGTAGAGCGTCAGGGCAAACGCAGGCGGGTATTCTACGGCTGCAACAACTATCCGGAATGCGACTTCATTCTTTGGGATCGCCCGGTGGGGAAAGCTTGTCCCGAATGCGGCCAACCTCTTGTCAGCAAACGGGCCGGCAAAGGAGAGAATTCGGAAAAGTGGGTGTGCTCCAATCCGGAATGTGCGCATCAGGAAGCACCGTCCCTGCCGGCTGCCGAAGAATCGGATCAATGAAAAGAATCTGACAGTCAAGTACTTTGGCGGGGACCATGACAAGGCAGAACCCTGTCAAAGTACTTGTTACATTGGCGGGAAATGATGTCTTGTAGGGGGAATCCTTTTGTCAAATCAAGTTACAGTTGTGGGGGCAGGATTGGCGGGGTCGGAAGCCGCCTGGCAGATCGCCAGGCAGGGTGTCAAAGTCCGTTTGTATGAAATGCGGCCTGTCGTGAAAACAGCCGCTCACATCAGCGGGAATTTTGCGGAGTTGGTTTGTTCGAATTCCCTTCGTGGTGCCAGTCTGTCCAATGCGGTCGGCTTGTTGAAGGAAGAAATGAGGCGTCTTGATTCGGTCATTATGGCTTCCGCCGACAAGACCTGTGTTCCCGCAGGCGGTGCCCTGGCGGTTGACAGGGATCTGTTTTCGCAAGAAGTGACGGAAAGAGTCACCGGACACCCAATGATTGAGGTCGTCCGGGAGGAAATCGGGGAAATTCCCTCTGATGGGATCGTTGTGATTGCAACCGGTCCACTGACGTCTCTGTCTTTGTCCCGCTCCATAGCAAACCTGACAGGGGAAGAATACCTGTATTTCTACGATGCGGCTGCCCCGATCGTTCACAAGGAATCCATCGACTTTGACAAGGTGTACATTGCGTCCCGGTATGACAAAGGGGAAGCGGCTTATATCAATTGCCCGATGACGGAGAAAGAATTTGACCGGTTTTACGAAGCACTGATTGCTGCGGAAGCCGCCCCTCTGAAGGAGTTTGAGAAAGAGGTTTACTTTGAGGGCTGCATGCCGATCGAAGTGATGGCCAAACGCGGGCGTCAGACCCTGCTGTTCGGACCGATGAAGCCGGTTGGGCTGCCTGATCCGCGGACCGGAAAAATTCCCTTTGCAGTGGTGCAGCTTCGACAGGATAATGCGGCAGCCACGCTGTACAATATCGTAGGGTTTCAGACCCATTTGAAATGGGGAGAGCAAGCGAGGGTGTTCCGCATGATACCGGGGCTGGAAAAGGCGGAGTTTGCCCGGTTTGGCGTCATGCACCGCAATACCTATATCAACTCCCCCAGGGTACTGAAACAAACCTACCAGTTGCAGAGCCGGGAGACCCTCTTTTTCGCGGGGCAGATCACGGGGGTGGAAGGGTACGTGGAATCGGCCGCTGCAGGTCTTATAGCGGGGATCAATGCGGGGCGGGTAGCCCGCGGACTGGACCCGCTTGTGTTTCCACGTGATACGGCAATTGGAGCTCTGGCTTATTACATTACTCATGCGGCACCGGATAATTTCCAGCCAATGAACGCCACTTTCGGCCTGCTTCCGTCGTTGGGAGAGAAAATCAGGGACAAGCGCCTCAAGAACGAAAAGATATCGGAACGAGCGCTTGCTTCTTTGACAGAGTTTATGGACACTTCACTGGATCAATCCGTGCGCGCCCGATAAAGGTTCAAGAAGAGGGCGGAGGAGAGGCTTATGACCAAACAGCAAGCGGTGGATTTGTTTCTGGAATACCTGCGAGTCGAGAAGAACGCATCCGTTCATACCATCGATGCCTATCAGAGCGATCTGGAACAGTTTTGTGCATTTCTTGCGGAGGAACAGATAGAGAAGTTCGGAGATGTGACACATGTGGGGATCCGGACGTTTTTGTCGCGCTTGTTTATGGCCAAAGCGGCACGCCGGACATTATCCCGGAAGGTCTCCTGCTTGCGTTCTTTCTATGATTTTTTGATGCGGGAGGGCATTGTCGACAAGAATCCCGCCAAGTCGGTGTCCACTCCCAAACTGGAAAAGCGCACACCGAATTTTCTTTACATTGAAGAAGTTACCCGGCTGGTGGAAGCGCCAACACCCGATGGCCCTCTGGGCTTGAGGGATCGGGCGATATTGGAGCTGCTGTACGCAACCGGCATTCGTGTGAGCGAATGCATGGGGTTGAGGCAGGAAGACTTCGATTTCGACATGGGTACGGTGCGAGTGTTCGGCAAAGGGGCCAAGGAAAGGATTGTGCTTGTAGGAAAGAAGGCGGCGGATGCTGTCCGGCTCTACCTTGAGAGGGGGAGGCCACAATTGCTGCCGGGCGGAGGATCGGGTTTGCAGAAGGCTTTATTTCTCAATTATCGGGGAGAACCTTTGTCTGTCCGGTCCGTGCGTCGAATCGTTGATAAATACATCCGGCAGGTGGCAGGCCAGAAGTCCATTTCTCCCCATGTTCTGAGGCATACCTTTGCTACCCATTTGCTGGATGCCGGAGCCGATCTCCGGGTGGTTCAGGAATTGTTGGGGCACGCAAGCCTGTCGAGCACCCAGATTTACACCCATACGACTAAAGAGAAACTGCTTCGCGTATATATGAATGCACACCCAAGAGCATAAAATTACCCCACCAAGTGACAAGCACTTGGCGGGGACCCCGAAAAATAAACTATGATGGGAGTCATTTTATGAATGGATTTCATGCGACAACAATATTTGCGGTCCGGAAAGACGGCAAATCGGCCATGGCCGGCGACGGACAGGTGACGTTTGGCAACAGCATGATCATGAAAAACGGAGCCAAAAAAGTGCGGCGTCTGTACCGCGGTGAAGTGGTGGCCGGTTTTGCAGGGTCTGTAGCCGACGCTTTCACTTTGTACGAAAAGTTTGAGGCAAAGCTTGAAGAATATCACGGCAATTTGCAGCGGGCTGCCGTCGAATTGGCCAAGGAATGGCGTTCGGACAAAATCCTGCACAAGCTGGAAGCGATGCTGATTGTAATGAACAGGGACCACTTGCTGTTGATTTCCGGCAATGGGGAAGTGATTGAGCCGGATGACGGAATCCTGGCCATCGGTTCCGGCGGGTCCTTTGCACTGGCGGCCGGTCGTGCGCTGGCCAGGCATTCCGATTTGCCGGCACGGGACATTGCCGAACAAGCATTGAAAATTGCTGCAGAAATTTGTGTCTTTACAAACTCCAACATCGTTGTGGAAGAGATCGATTAAGAGGGGGCAGGGCCATGAAAGGAAGCCTGACACCGAAACAGATTGTTGCCGAATTGGACCGGTACATTGTGGGGCAAAAACAGGCGAAGAAAATGGTTGCCGTGGCGCTTCGCAACCGCTACCGCCGCAGCTTGCTGCCAGATGAGATGCGCGATGAGGTGACACCCAAAAATATCCTGATGATCGGACCCACTGGTGTGGGCAAGACCGAAATTGCAAGACGGTTGGCNNNNNNNNNNNNNNNNNNNNNNNNNNNNNNNNNNNNNNNNNNNNNNNNNNNNNNNNNNNNNNNNNNNNNNNNNNNNNNNNNAAAGCTGGTCGGAGCGCCCTTTGTCAAAGTGGAGGCCACCAAGTTCACGGAAGTGGGGTATGTTGGCCGTGACGTGGAGGCAATGGTCCGGGATTTGGTGGAGACGGCCATCCGGATTGTGAAGGAAGAAAAGATGGCCAAAGTGGAAGACCGGGCCCGCCAGATGGCGGAAGACAGACTGGTGCATCTGCTGGTTCCCGACCCCGTCAGGGAAAAACAGTTTAAAAACCCGTTTGAAATGCTGTTCCAGGGACAAACCCAACAGCAAACAGAACCTCCCGAAACTCCGGAACACATCAGGATGCGGCGAAAAGACATCCGGGATGCGTTGAGGCGCGGAGATCTGGAAGAAACCATCGTGGAAATTGACATGGAAGACTCAACCCCCATGATGTTCGATTTGTTTGGCGGCGGCGGGAATAACGAAATGGGCATGAACATGCAGGAGATGTTGGGCAACCTGATTCCCAAACGCCGGAAGAAGCGCAAGCTGCCAGTCAAAGACGCCCGTAAGATTTTGATTCAGGAAGAAGCCCAGAAGCTGATCGATATGGATGAAGTGACGCAAGAGGCAGTCCACCGCGCCGAGCAGTCAGGGATCATTTTTATCGACGAAATCGACAAGATTGCCGGCAAAGACCACAGAGGACCCGATGTTTCAAGGGAGGGCGTACAGCGGGACATCCTTCCCATTGTGGAAGGGTCAACCATCATGACCAAATACGGCCCGGTCAAAACCGATTACATTTTGTTTATTGGGGCAGGCGCGTTCCATATTTCAAAGCCATCTGATCTGATTCCCGAACTGCAGGGGCGGTTCCCGATCCGGGTAGAACTGCAAAGTCTTACGGCTGAAGACTTCCGGCAGATTCTGACCGAACCGCAAAACGCCCTGACCAAGCAGTATACGTCGCTCCTGAAGACAGAGGGAGTCGAGGTGGAATTTACCGGGGAAGCGATTCAAAAGATTGCGGAGTTGGCAACGGTAGTGAACCAGCAAACGGAGAATATCGGTGCCAGACGTTTGCATACCCTGCTGGAGAAACTGCTGGAGGATCTGTCTTTCGAAGCTGCTGACATAGGACCGCAGAAGGTCATTATCACGCCGGAATACGTGGAGGAGAAACTGGCCGGAATTGTGAAAAACAGAGATCTGAGCCAGTTCATTTTGTGAAAGTATTGTAAAAAATTTGCAAAACACCCCTTATGCTTCAAGCTTGGGGTGTTTTTTGTTTTTCCTTGATCGGGCATGACAAAAGACCTAGTGTAAAAATAATGGAAGTCCTATGCAAAACAGGACTTTTTTCTTATTTAGTGGTCTTGGATGCCGAAACAAGAAGATATTTCCTGAGTTTGTGTCGATTCGTGCAGGATTATGGGTAATTCTGGCGAACTAATTTAAAAAAATGTCGTTGGAGGGGACCTCTTTGACCTTCTTCAATACAAAGACAGCGCAAATTTTGGAACGTTCCCTGGATGCTTCCAGCCTCCGCCACAAAGTGTTGGCGAACAATATTGCAAATGTGGATACCCCAAATTTCAAACGGAGCGATATTTCCTTTGACTCCGCTCTTCAATCCTATCTGGATGACGATTCCATCCCCATTAAGGGAATGGTTACCCACCCTAGACACATTCCGATAGGAGTCCATTCCTTTAGTCAAATTCAACCCGAAATCGTTGCGGAAGATTCCACCATATACAACAACAACGGAAACAATGTGGACATTGATTCGGAAATGACCCAGCTTGCGCAGAATCAGATCAAATACAACGCTTTGATTCAACAGATCAACGGGCATTTTGCCAAACTTCGCAATGCGATTGGAGGACGTTAAAGATGGGATTGTTTGACGGTATCAATATCAGCGCGTCCGGCCTTACCGCACAAAGGCTGCGAATGGACGTGATTGCCAACAACATTGCCAACGCCCAATCCACGCGGTCGGTTGACAACCCGAACGAACCTTACAGACGGCAAAGAGTCATTTTCTCTCCGGTAGAAGGGAGTGGTTCATTCGCATCCGTTCTTGGAAACAAGCTTCAGTCTCCCGGTCTGGGAGTTGCTGTGACCGCCGTTGAGAAGGATATGGAAACCCCGTTCAAGCTTGTCTATGACCCGTCCCATCCGGATGCCGTCAAGGATCCGAATGATCCCGGTTATGGGTATGTTCGGATGCCCAACGTGGATGTAACGGCCGAGATGGTGGATATGATTGCGGCGTCCAGAGGATACGAGGCCAATGTAACGGCGGTCAACGCCGCGAAAGCAATGGCGCTGAAAGCTCTCGAGATCGGAAGATAGGCGGGATGACAAATGATTGACAAAGTGACAAACATGCTTCCGGTTGCTGCCCCGGAGTCGGCGGCGCCGACCAAACCTGCATCGGGTCAGTCTTTTTCTGCAGCTTTAGCCAATGCGTTGGATCAAGTAGGCAACATGGAAATACAGTCGTCAGCAATGACCCAGCGGTTGGCTGCCGGTCAGGGAACGGACCTGCATTCTGTCCTGATTGCAGGTGAGAAAGCATCGCTTGCCCTGCAATTGACGGTTCAGGTTCGCAACAAAGCGGTGGAAGCTTATCAAGAGATTATGCGCATGCAAATGTAGTGGCTTTCTGAACTGCTTATCCAAGTAACTTATTTGTCAGGACCATGTACGAGGTGACATTGTGAACCAACGCATTCGTGAATTAATGGAACGTGCTACGGGGTATTGGAAACAGTTGGAGGTTCATCAACGCCGGAATCTCGTGATCGCCGGTGTCTTCTTTGTCCTCACTGTTGCGCTTCTCAGTTGGTTTGCGTTTCGCCCAAATTATGTAGCAGTATACTCCAATCTAGAACCTGGGACCGCAGGCGAGATCGTCGCCAAACTGGATGAAATGAAGATCCCCAACAGGATTCAGGGAACTTCGGTGTTGGTGCCGGAAGAGCATGCTGACAAGGCCCGGGTTCAACTGGCCATGAACAACCTCCCCAACTCGGGACATATCGATTTCGGGATCTTCAATGAACAAAGCATTGTTGGCATGACGGAAAACGAATTTGCCGTCAAATACCAGAACGCTTTGCAGGGCAGTATCGCCAATACCATTCGCTCGATCAAGGGCATTCAGGATGCCAGGGTACATATCGTCATGCCTGAGCGGAGGCTCTTCATACAGCAAGATATGCAGGACGCCAAAGCATCCGTTTTCCTGAATTTGGCTCCGGGTGCAAGCCTGTCCCAGGAGCAGGTGCAAGGAATTCAGCAGCTGGTGGCAGGCTCTGTCAAAGGATTGAAAACGGAAAATATTACAATTGTTGACCAAAACGGGGTCCGGTTGGCGGAAGACAGTAAACTTCCCAACGGGCAACTGAATGGGGCTGTTGCTACGAAAGAACTGGAAGTTCGGAAGATGATCCAACAGGACTTCGAGAAGCGAATCCGCAATGCCTTGGAGAAGATGTTTGGCTTTGGGAATGTGGAAGTGCTGGTGAATCCGGAAGTATCCTTTGACAAGGTGAACAGCCAGGCTGAAATTTACACGCCGGTGGAAGGGAATGGCAGCAACGGAATCAAGAGATCGGAACAAACGACAACCAAATCCTCGGAGAATACTCCTGTTCAGGGCGGGGCTCCTGGAACTCCGAATCCGGCGAACAATCCGCAAGCCCAACCTAACTTGAAAGCGGCCGGCGGTCAGGCAAGCAATTCTGAGGAATCTTCCAGGACTACCAACTGGGAAGTCAACAAGGAGATCGTTCAACGTGTCGGCCAGGCGTTTGAAATCAAAAAGATGTCCGTATCGGTGCTTGTAAACGGCCAAATCAACAACCAGCAAAAACAGGACATCACCAACCTGGTTGCCACAGCTATTGGATACAAAAACGACGGAAGCAACAATACGGATATAACGGTGATGGGAACGGTGTTCCAGGTTCCGCCAAACCCTTTTACCAGACAATGGTACGAAAATCCCTGGGTTATCGGCGGAATTGCCGCAGGATTGCTGCTGTTGGGCGGAGGAGTGCTCATGATCGCCCGCAGACGCAGGGAAGATGAAGACGCACAAGTTGTCGACGTTAAGCCGGTGCCGGTGACTGCCTTGGAAATTTCACAAGAAGAGACATCACAGCAAAGGATGAAGAAGCAGCTTGAGAAGATGGTCAAGCAGAAACCTGAAGACTTTGTCAATCTGCTGCGAACCTGGCTGGCAGAGGAGTAGGAGTGTATCGGCATGGCACGCATTATGTCCCATCAAAAACTGTCCGGTCGCCAGAAAGCTGCGGTTCTTCTTGTCACTCTGGGGCCTGAAATATCGGCCAAAATATTCAAGCATTTGCGTGATGACGAGATTGAGCAGTTGACATTGGAGATCGCCAACGTTCGGAAAATTGAACACGCAGAGAAAGAAGCGGTGCTGGAAGAATTCCACCAGATCTGCATGGCCCAGGAATATATCTCCACAGGCGGAATTGAATACGCCAAGGAAGTTTTGGAGAAAGCCCTTGGCAATCAGAAAGCCTTGGAAATCATCAGCCGTTTGACCGCTTCCTTGCAGGTAAGACCTTTCGAATTTGCCCGCAGGGCGGACCCTAACCAGATCCTGAATTTTATTCAGAATGAACATCCTCAAACCATCGCTCTGGTTCTGGCTTACCTGGATCCCGCACAAGCCGGGATGATTCTCTCCGCGTTGCCGCAGGACGTTCAGGCAGACATCGCCAGAAGGATCGCCCTGATGGACCGGACATCCCCGGAAGTTGTAAATGACGTGGAACGGGTTCTTGAAGCAAAACTGTCGCAGGTGGGAGTTCACGACTTCTCGGCTGGCGGCGGCATCGACGCGATTGTTCAGGTGTTGAACGGGGTGGATCGTTCCACCGAGAAGACCATTCTGGAAGCTTTGGAATTGCAGGACCCCGAACTGGCAGACGAAATCAAGAAACGAATGTTTGTGTTCGAAGACATCGTTATGCTGGACAATCGCTCTATCCAACGGGTCATCCGCGATGTGGAGACATCCGATTTGCAGCTGGCGCTCAAGGTGGCAAGCGAAGAAGTCCAGGAAATCATCTTCAAAAATATGTCCAAGCGTATGGCCGAAACCTTCAAACANNNNNNNNNNNNNNNNNNNNNNNNNNNNNNNNNNNNNNNNNNNNNNNNNNNNNNNNNNNNNNNNNNNNNNNNNNAGACATGGAGTTCATGGGGCCTGTGCGGTTGCGGGATGTGGAAGAGGCGCAGCAGCGAATTGTGGGCGTAATCAGAAGGTTGGAAGAGAGTGGAGAGATCGTGATCGCTCGCGGAGGAGGCGACGATATCATTGTCTAAGATCGTGAAATCGCTCTATGCGTCGGTTAACGGTACCCGAACGATTCATACCATTCCGGTGATCAAAGTTACAATGCCCGTAAATCACACAGGGCATGGCGTGTCTGATCCAGAAGATCCGGAACCGGTCATGTCACCTGAGGAAATCATGCTTGCTGCCCGGGAGGAAGCTTCCCACATTCTTTCCGAAGCACAGCGTGTAGCGGAAACGTTGATTGCAGAAGCCAATGCCAAGGCGGAAGCTCTATTGGACAACGCCAGGCTGCAGGCGGAGCACATCATGGAGGAAAGCAGACAGACCGGTTATCGAAACGGCTATGAGGAAGGAAAAGCGGTTGGGGAAGCTTCCTACAATAATAAGATCGAGCAAGCCCTGGAATTGATCAACCGGGTGGAGATGAACCGGAAAACTTACCAACTGCAAGCGGAACAAGAACTGCTTGAACTTGCTTGCGCGGTGGCCAGAAAAATCATGGGGAAAGAAATTGAATGCGAGTCCTCATGGGTGTCCAACACTGTGAAAAGCGCTTTGGCCGAACTGGTTGACCGTTCACAGGTTGAGGTGATCGCTCATCCGGACGATATCCCGATTCTTGTAACAGTCAAAGAGGAAATGTTTATCAAACACGGTTCGCAAGTTGAACTTCAATTAAAGGCGGACCCGGCGGTGGAAAGAGGCGGTTGTCTGCTGCGAACACGCCAGGGCACCGTGGATGCCCGGATTGACAGTCAATTGCAAGAGGTGAGACGGGCTCTGCTGGATATGGCAGAATCCATGTACCGTGGATAAGTTTCCGGTTAAGGCCTATTCCGAAGTCGTGATAAGAACGAGCAGTTTGGTCCACTATGGCAAGGTTGTTCAGGTCATTGGCCTGACAATTGAGTCGATCGGCCCGACTGCCAAGGTCGGAGACATCTGTTGGATCTATCCGGTGAATAAGACAACCCCCTGTATGGCGGAAGTGGTGGGGTTCCGGGAAGACCGGGTGCTGCTGATGCCCCTTGGGGAGCTGGGGGCTGTCGGTCCTGGCAGTGAAGTTCGGGGCACCGGAAAGCCCTTGCAGGTTCCTGTCGGCTCCTCCCTTCTGGGGAGAATCCTGAACGGAGTGGGGCAACCGATTGACGGTTTGGGAGAATTGTTGCTGGCGGAAGAAAAGCCAACCGACAATGAACCGCCGAATCCCCTGACCCGGCCCACCATTCGCACCCCGTTGTCAGTAGGGGTTCGCTGCCTGGATGGACTTCTGACAGTAGGGCGAGGGCAACGGATCGGGATTTTTGCCGGCAGCGGCGTGGGAAAAAGCACGCTATTGGGAATGATTGCCCGTAATACATCTGCCGATGTTAATGTCATAGCCCTGATCGGGGAACGGGGCAGAGAGGTGCGGGAATTCATAGAGAAAGATCTGGGGCCCGAGGGATTGGCACGATCGGTACTGGTTGTTGCAACTTCGGATCAACCCGCTTTGATCCGGATCAAAGGGGCGCTGGTTGCCACCACGGTCGCCGAATACTTTAGAAACCAAGGGCTGCATGTCAACCTTATGATGGATTCGGCGACCCGGTTTGCAATGGCCCAGCGGGAAGTGGGATTGGCAGTCGGTGAGCCGCCCGCCACCAAAGGGTATCCTCCGTCAGTTTTTGCCATGTTGCCCAGATTGATGGAACGGGCGGGAACGGGAGCAAGCGGAACGATTACCGGTTTGTATACCGTTCTGGTCGACGGGGATGACATGAATGACCCCATCGCCGATGCGGTTCGGGGGATTCTGGACGGCCATGTCGTATTGTCAAGAAGTTTGGCAAACAAAGGTCACTTTCCGGCGATCGACGTGTTGTCGAGTGTCAGCCGGGTGATGAATGATCTGATCTCTCAGGAACATCGCGAAGCGGCTGTCAGGTTCAAAATGCTGGCGGCTGTCTACCGGGAGGCGGAGGATTTGATCCGAATCGGCGCGTATCAAGTCGGAACCAATCGGGAAATCGACATGGCAATCCGGTTGAAGGAATCGATGGATCAGTACCTTCGGCAAACGGTTCATGAAAAGGCGGATTATGCTTCCTCTGTGGAACAATTGATCCACCTCTTTGGAGGAATTGAGGAATGAGCGTTCCGATCAAAACCATTCAGAAGATCAATTCCATCAAGAAAATGCTGGTCAGGCAAACCGAGTGGGAA contains:
- the flgC gene encoding flagellar basal body rod protein FlgC codes for the protein MGLFDGINISASGLTAQRLRMDVIANNIANAQSTRSVDNPNEPYRRQRVIFSPVEGSGSFASVLGNKLQSPGLGVAVTAVEKDMETPFKLVYDPSHPDAVKDPNDPGYGYVRMPNVDVTAEMVDMIAASRGYEANVTAVNAAKAMALKALEIGR
- the fliE gene encoding flagellar hook-basal body complex protein FliE, whose amino-acid sequence is MIDKVTNMLPVAAPESAAPTKPASGQSFSAALANALDQVGNMEIQSSAMTQRLAAGQGTDLHSVLIAGEKASLALQLTVQVRNKAVEAYQEIMRMQM
- the trmFO gene encoding FADH(2)-oxidizing methylenetetrahydrofolate--tRNA-(uracil(54)-C(5))-methyltransferase TrmFO, producing MSNQVTVVGAGLAGSEAAWQIARQGVKVRLYEMRPVVKTAAHISGNFAELVCSNSLRGASLSNAVGLLKEEMRRLDSVIMASADKTCVPAGGALAVDRDLFSQEVTERVTGHPMIEVVREEIGEIPSDGIVVIATGPLTSLSLSRSIANLTGEEYLYFYDAAAPIVHKESIDFDKVYIASRYDKGEAAYINCPMTEKEFDRFYEALIAAEAAPLKEFEKEVYFEGCMPIEVMAKRGRQTLLFGPMKPVGLPDPRTGKIPFAVVQLRQDNAAATLYNIVGFQTHLKWGEQARVFRMIPGLEKAEFARFGVMHRNTYINSPRVLKQTYQLQSRETLFFAGQITGVEGYVESAAAGLIAGINAGRVARGLDPLVFPRDTAIGALAYYITHAAPDNFQPMNATFGLLPSLGEKIRDKRLKNEKISERALASLTEFMDTSLDQSVRAR
- a CDS encoding FliH/SctL family protein, coding for MSKIVKSLYASVNGTRTIHTIPVIKVTMPVNHTGHGVSDPEDPEPVMSPEEIMLAAREEASHILSEAQRVAETLIAEANAKAEALLDNARLQAEHIMEESRQTGYRNGYEEGKAVGEASYNNKIEQALELINRVEMNRKTYQLQAEQELLELACAVARKIMGKEIECESSWVSNTVKSALAELVDRSQVEVIAHPDDIPILVTVKEEMFIKHGSQVELQLKADPAVERGGCLLRTRQGTVDARIDSQLQEVRRALLDMAESMYRG
- the flgB gene encoding flagellar basal body rod protein FlgB, giving the protein MTFFNTKTAQILERSLDASSLRHKVLANNIANVDTPNFKRSDISFDSALQSYLDDDSIPIKGMVTHPRHIPIGVHSFSQIQPEIVAEDSTIYNNNGNNVDIDSEMTQLAQNQIKYNALIQQINGHFAKLRNAIGGR
- the xerC gene encoding tyrosine recombinase XerC, coding for MTKQQAVDLFLEYLRVEKNASVHTIDAYQSDLEQFCAFLAEEQIEKFGDVTHVGIRTFLSRLFMAKAARRTLSRKVSCLRSFYDFLMREGIVDKNPAKSVSTPKLEKRTPNFLYIEEVTRLVEAPTPDGPLGLRDRAILELLYATGIRVSECMGLRQEDFDFDMGTVRVFGKGAKERIVLVGKKAADAVRLYLERGRPQLLPGGGSGLQKALFLNYRGEPLSVRSVRRIVDKYIRQVAGQKSISPHVLRHTFATHLLDAGADLRVVQELLGHASLSSTQIYTHTTKEKLLRVYMNAHPRA
- the fliG gene encoding flagellar motor switch protein FliG, with amino-acid sequence MSHQKLSGRQKAAVLLVTLGPEISAKIFKHLRDDEIEQLTLEIANVRKIEHAEKEAVLEEFHQICMAQEYISTGGIEYAKEVLEKALGNQKALEIISRLTASLQVRPFEFARRADPNQILNFIQNEHPQTIALVLAYLDPAQAGMILSALPQDVQADIARRIALMDRTSPEVVNDVERVLEAKLSQVGVHDFSAGGGIDAIVQVLNGVDRSTEKTILEALELQDPELADEIKKRMFVFEDIVMLDNRSIQRVIRDVETSDLQLALKVASEEVQEIIFKNMSKRMAETFK
- the hslV gene encoding ATP-dependent protease subunit HslV, coding for MNGFHATTIFAVRKDGKSAMAGDGQVTFGNSMIMKNGAKKVRRLYRGEVVAGFAGSVADAFTLYEKFEAKLEEYHGNLQRAAVELAKEWRSDKILHKLEAMLIVMNRDHLLLISGNGEVIEPDDGILAIGSGGSFALAAGRALARHSDLPARDIAEQALKIAAEICVFTNSNIVVEEID
- a CDS encoding FliG C-terminal domain-containing protein, with translation DMEFMGPVRLRDVEEAQQRIVGVIRRLEESGEIVIARGGGDDIIV
- the hslU gene encoding ATP-dependent protease ATPase subunit HslU; its protein translation is KLVGAPFVKVEATKFTEVGYVGRDVEAMVRDLVETAIRIVKEEKMAKVEDRARQMAEDRLVHLLVPDPVREKQFKNPFEMLFQGQTQQQTEPPETPEHIRMRRKDIRDALRRGDLEETIVEIDMEDSTPMMFDLFGGGGNNEMGMNMQEMLGNLIPKRRKKRKLPVKDARKILIQEEAQKLIDMDEVTQEAVHRAEQSGIIFIDEIDKIAGKDHRGPDVSREGVQRDILPIVEGSTIMTKYGPVKTDYILFIGAGAFHISKPSDLIPELQGRFPIRVELQSLTAEDFRQILTEPQNALTKQYTSLLKTEGVEVEFTGEAIQKIAELATVVNQQTENIGARRLHTLLEKLLEDLSFEAADIGPQKVIITPEYVEEKLAGIVKNRDLSQFIL
- a CDS encoding DNA topoisomerase, which gives rise to MTVDIRANDAVFRATGSKIKFPGFMTLYIEGNDEGKEEDEKFLPPLEEGQSLHQPKLDPKQHFTQPPPRYTEARLVKTMEELGIGRPSTYAPTLETIQKRGYVLLQEKKFVPTELGEIVVEMMKEFFPQIIDVEFTANLEESLDGVEEGQVDWVKMLDDFYGDFEKDLKTAEEEMKHVTLQEEVSDVACEKCGRMMVYKHGRFGKFLACPGFPECRNAKPILKEVGVACPRCETGQLVERQGKRRRVFYGCNNYPECDFILWDRPVGKACPECGQPLVSKRAGKGENSEKWVCSNPECAHQEAPSLPAAEESDQ
- the fliF gene encoding flagellar basal-body MS-ring/collar protein FliF, with the translated sequence MNQRIRELMERATGYWKQLEVHQRRNLVIAGVFFVLTVALLSWFAFRPNYVAVYSNLEPGTAGEIVAKLDEMKIPNRIQGTSVLVPEEHADKARVQLAMNNLPNSGHIDFGIFNEQSIVGMTENEFAVKYQNALQGSIANTIRSIKGIQDARVHIVMPERRLFIQQDMQDAKASVFLNLAPGASLSQEQVQGIQQLVAGSVKGLKTENITIVDQNGVRLAEDSKLPNGQLNGAVATKELEVRKMIQQDFEKRIRNALEKMFGFGNVEVLVNPEVSFDKVNSQAEIYTPVEGNGSNGIKRSEQTTTKSSENTPVQGGAPGTPNPANNPQAQPNLKAAGGQASNSEESSRTTNWEVNKEIVQRVGQAFEIKKMSVSVLVNGQINNQQKQDITNLVATAIGYKNDGSNNTDITVMGTVFQVPPNPFTRQWYENPWVIGGIAAGLLLLGGGVLMIARRRREDEDAQVVDVKPVPVTALEISQEETSQQRMKKQLEKMVKQKPEDFVNLLRTWLAEE